CCATCCAACATGCCGACAAAGAAGTTGGCAATGCTCTTGCACTCGATGCTGTACTCTCGCTTCAGCGTCTCTTTAATGTGCTTGTAGCTGATGGTTGTGGCCTTTGGATTCGCAGTCTGGTAATCGGCGAAGATCTTCTTCAACAACTTGCCCTTGGTCTCTTTCTTCACATAGTCGGTGTCTTCAATTTTGACCTCTGCCAATTCCGCGTCAGTGGGGTTTTCACTGGCAGCGAACAGGTCTTCAACCTTGCCCAGCTCCTCGAAGCTAGATTCCAGCAGAGCTGTAAGCTTCTCTATCTCGGCCTCGTTCTTTTCGTCGATCTCGTAAAGCTCAGCAAATTTGAGGCTGATATCCATTCGCTTGGAATACGCATCGGAAAGCCTCTTTTTCAGATCGCGGAATTCTCGCAGCTCATCGATCGTAAATGCACGCTGTGTTTGCAAAATATTTTCTCCTCAGGAAGCACGTGTTTTACGCAGCGGAATGCAGTGCGAGCCCCTTTATGTCAATCTTTTCGCAGGCAACACCTTGACATAAAAGAAGGGTACTGTACAATGCCCAGCACAACCGAAGGCAGGCAAACCCGACTAATTACCGACAATTATTGCCTTGCCAATCTGTTTCGTCAAGTTGTTTATCAACTTTCTTTTAAGTATTTCCTGAGGCCATCTTCTTTATGTCAAGAAGATGCGACTCTATTCCCCTTGGATCGGAGAAATGAGAGATGAAGGTATGCAAGTGCAGTTTGTGTGGATGCCATTTGAAGGAGAAAGATTGGAGCAACCGTCTTCAATATCGAGTTGATGAGGTCGCGGATGTGCTCGGCGTGTCAGTATCGATGGTGAAGACCTGGATCAGATCGAAGGCACTGGTGTCGTACACGATGGGAAAGGTGCGTTGCATCGCCAAAGAAGACGTAGAGCGTTTTGTCAACCAGCATCGTGCTGATGGCCCTTTCGATACAGCAGCCTGAGGAGGAACTAATCATGGCAAAATTACGAGTGGGAAATCGCACCGACAATGGCGTTTACAAAAACGTGGTGCTGGACATTGGACGTAAGGTCACAATTGGCATTGGCTACGTGGACGGAACGCCAAAAGAGCAAAGCATTTTCACGACCCTGGAGATGCTAGAGACTTCGATTATCCGAGGCCAGGAGCCAAATCTTGAGCTTAGAAAGCGACTGGGACGACTTCCGTCTGGTGTGGTGAAGAAGTTGCGTAAGCACGATCTGATTGCCGAGGCGGACAAGGGGCCAACCCTCAAAGAACTGCGTGACCAGTTCCTTGCTGACAAGCTGATGACAGCTGATCCGAGGTCAGTCCGTAAATATCGGAACGCCTTGGACAACGGTCTTTTAAGAAGCATTGACGGTCAAAGAAAAGTCAGCACCCTGGATTCCGATGACCTAGTCAAGTTCATTCGCACAGCCGATAAGAGCTACGCCCAGAGCACTGTGGCAACGCAGATCAAGCGAGCAAAGGCGTTTGTTGGCTACGCAGTTGACAAGGGCCACTTGCGAGCCAATCCGTTCAAGAGGGACAGCATATCTCAGCTTTGTTCCGCTTTCACGATTCTGCTGACGGAAGAACGAAGCCAGACGCAAACGCAGAACATGACGCTGGAAACAATGGAGCGTCTGCTTCAATGCAAGAAGTCACTACGGAGTGAAATTGAGGATGCCGAATGGAATGCGTTGGTTCACTTGCTTCGTTTTGGTGGTGGTCGAGTTTCAAGCTATCTGGTCTTGCGTTGGAGAGACATTGACTTCGACAGACATCAGATTTTGCTACGGATGAAACGCACAGCAACGAAGCGGAAGTTCGTCAAGGGTGCGAAGCGTACTCAGGTTGTCCCTTTGTTCTTCGAGATGGTCGAGTCGCTGAAGCGTCTAAAGGCATTGCAACCCGAAGGTACAGAGTTCGTATTGAACAAGATCGGCAACTTGGACACCAAGCCCGAGTTTGAAACGACCAACGCCAAAGGCGAAAGGATTCGACAGGGACGATGGGAGACCAATCTTTCGACGACGTTCACCAAGATTCTAAAACGCAACGGGATCGCGACGTGGGCACAGCCACTGCATGGATTCCGAAGTTTTCGAGCCGCCGAGCTTGCGAGGAATGGAGCCACCGAAATTGAGCTGAACGCTTGGATTGGAAATTCAGCCGAGGTCAGGAAGCGTCACTATGGAAAGTTCCACAATGCTGACGAAGATCGGCTGAGGGAACTGATGGTCAGAAAATCAGCTTGACCGTGAAGGCTGCACCTTCGTTGATCTTTGACAATTTGGTTGTTTGCGAGGGAAAGCGTGGCGAAGTTGGGCGGTGTCCAGTGGAGATCTATCTCTGCCGGGCAGCGTTCCCGACCCTCTCGAGGCTTGGTAAATTGTGCGATCAATCGCGGAAGCTTAGATTTGCCTTCCGCTGCTAGCAGGAACCGAGCTTTTACGGAGATAAACCAAATTGTTCGAGCAGACATTCAAGAATATCGACGACGTACTTCACAAGGATGCTGGATGCGGCAGTGAGCTTGACTACGTCGAGCAGTCTTCGTGGGTGCTGTTTCTGAAATACCTTGACGATCTGGAGCGA
This portion of the Rhodopirellula bahusiensis genome encodes:
- a CDS encoding DUF1003 domain-containing protein, with amino-acid sequence MDISLKFAELYEIDEKNEAEIEKLTALLESSFEELGKVEDLFAASENPTDAELAEVKIEDTDYVKKETKGKLLKKIFADYQTANPKATTISYKHIKETLKREYSIECKSIANFFVGMLDGYETEGGNRNKAIVLPKG
- a CDS encoding tyrosine-type recombinase/integrase; the encoded protein is MAKLRVGNRTDNGVYKNVVLDIGRKVTIGIGYVDGTPKEQSIFTTLEMLETSIIRGQEPNLELRKRLGRLPSGVVKKLRKHDLIAEADKGPTLKELRDQFLADKLMTADPRSVRKYRNALDNGLLRSIDGQRKVSTLDSDDLVKFIRTADKSYAQSTVATQIKRAKAFVGYAVDKGHLRANPFKRDSISQLCSAFTILLTEERSQTQTQNMTLETMERLLQCKKSLRSEIEDAEWNALVHLLRFGGGRVSSYLVLRWRDIDFDRHQILLRMKRTATKRKFVKGAKRTQVVPLFFEMVESLKRLKALQPEGTEFVLNKIGNLDTKPEFETTNAKGERIRQGRWETNLSTTFTKILKRNGIATWAQPLHGFRSFRAAELARNGATEIELNAWIGNSAEVRKRHYGKFHNADEDRLRELMVRKSA